Within Gilvibacter sp. SZ-19, the genomic segment AGTTCGATCACAACAGGCAACAATTTCTCATCATTCATGTTTAAATAATTCATGCTGAAATTTTAGAGTTAATAAACGATTGCAGTGTGGATGAGGGGTGCAGAAAGCACCAAAGAAAGCTCATCAGTTTAAGATAAATAGGTACCGGAGCGACACTGCTTTTGTAAATGGTACACTCTTAATATAAACCTGAGAGGAAGTTTGTCAAGGCCTTTAACGGCCTTTAACTATTTTTCTAGTTATAAATTATAAAAATCGTTAAATGAGGCTGTTAGCTGTTAAAATCCTTTAACAATTATAGCCAGTGTTTACGTCTAAAGAAGAATATCAGAATAATACTAATAACAAACATCACCCCAAGCAGTATAAAATAGCCATACTTATAGTTGAGTTCTGGGATGTTGGTAAAATTCATTCCGTAGATCCCGGCCAAAAAGGTCAGGGGAATAAAAATGGTAGACACAAGCGTAAGTACCTGCATCACCTTGTTCATCTTAAAGCTCAGTTCGGAGATATAGAGGTCCTGCAGTCCGTTTAGTAGGTCGCGGTTGGAGTCTAGGTTATCTATAACGTGAACAGTGTGTTCGTAAAGGTCGCGAACAAAAATAGGAGTAGTATCTGCAATTAAGCGGTGTTCAGATTTAGAGAATTGCGAAGTGGCCTCTCGTAAGGGGATCACTTTTTTTCTGATCCGTAGGAGTTCTTTTTTAAGCTGATGGATCTCGCCCTTGATCTCTGTGGTTGGATCTTCGGTGAGTTCGTCTTCCAGTCTATTGATCACTTCTTCAAACCCTTCAATGACCACATAATAATGGTCAACCACTACATCCATCAGCGCAAAGGCCAAATAGTCGGCACCTCTGCTGCGGATGCGTCCGCTACTTTTTTCCAGACGCTCGCGTACGGGTTCGAACAAGTCACTTTCTGTTTCCTGAAAACTGATAACGGCGCCATCGGTCACATAAATTGCCAAATGTTCGTTATTTACAGATTTGGTGTCCGCATTGAATCGCAAGGCTTTTAAGGTGATAAAAAAGCCGTTCTCGTATTCCTCGAATTTAGGACGTTGATGAATATCAACCGTGTTTTCAAGGGTAAGTGGATGCATCCCAAAATTGGCTCCCAAGGTTGCAATAAGCTCCGTATCGTGCATGCCGCGCACATCGAACCAATCTACTTTTTTGTTGTCTAATGGAGCTATACGATGCTCGCTATGGCTGTCGAGTTCCCCTTGTTCCAGCTGTTCAGAGTCATAAGACAGCTTGTGAATTATAACCTTGTCAAGTTTTTTGTTTCCTGTAAAGACAAGGGTTCCAGGGGCTAAACCAATTTTTTTGCGAGATCTGCTCATGCGGCAATTGCTTTTCTATCTCTTAAAAGTAAGAAAAGATTTGACCTTAATCGTTTAATTCTTCTGCCAAGGTCTTTAGAATATTATCAATTTCTTCTTTAAGCGGCAAGTAATGTTCTAACTGAGTCCCGCGGCTGGTGAGTGCAAACAGTAGCATTCGGCTTTCAAAACTATTGTTGTTGAGCAGATCTTCGAAGGCCGATTCTTTTGCAGTTGGAGCCAATTTGAGCTCATCGATACTTATACCCGTCTCATCCAATAGGGATCTCATATTGTATTTGTCAGACAACAAGATCTCCATGGCTTTCTCGCGTTGTTTGGCGAGTTCCTCCTCTTGACTTTTTACGTCGTCCAAGGTCGCTATCCAAACCGTGAGGCGCTGCCTCAGATAAGTAGAGGAAATGCTTTTTAGATTCCCGGTATTGAGCAATTCGTCCAGTACCGCATTGTTAGGATTGTAGTGAATGTCGTACGAAAAGGTGGTGACCATCAGTTTGGCAAACTCGTTCTCTTCTACTTGCTCTTTCCCAATTAGCCCTATGAGCTTTAGGGAATTGTCGTAGTTGTTCTGATTTGCTGCAATTAGGTTGTTTAGCTTCCGCTGATTGATCTCAAAATCATTCAAAAGGGCTTTTAAATAGGTTTGTTCCAGCTCCTTTTGTTTGTTCTGTTCAACACGACTGTTTATACCTAGCGCTATCAAAATACCAATTACTACCAAGAGAATTTCTCCAATGGCGTATAAGGTATATTGTTTCAGTTTGCCGGTTTTGATGTGTTTTAAGCGGAATTTGCGAAAAATCTTGGCCATGCCGTTGCGATAGTTTTCACTAAGGTAATTCATTTATTTTTTTGATACCTTTATTAGACTACATCCGCAAGGATAAACCTAACAACGCAAAACCAAAAAGTATGGCCAAATTAGACTTTGCAAACACCGTAAAGGGTTCTTTGCTAGAAGGATTTTACCCCACAGGTTGGGACTATCAAAAGATCGATCAATGCTGTGATCTGGGCTTAGAGGGAGTGACCAAGCGCGCTTCGTTTTGGCACGATGAGTTCGCTCCAGAAGCTGTAGATAGCTTACAAAAGATGGAGCAGCGCATGGGCGAGGAGATCGCTCAGGTGATCATGGATACCCGTGCCAACAACCAGCAGTTGGCGATCATTCTTCCTGTTGGGCCCATGGGTATGTATAAGTATGTAGTAGATATACTAACTAGGAATCAGGTGTCTGCAGACCATATGACTACCTTTAACATGGACGAGTGGTCGGACCGCGATGGAAACACCATGCCACCCGATCAGGACGGAGGCTTTGAAAAGGCCATGAACGAAGCCTTATTTGAACCTTTAGGGGACTTAACAGTACCTCAGGGGCAACGTAATTTTGCCACTAAGGAGAATTTACCCACTTATGCCACAAAGATTCAAGCTATCAAGGGGTCCGGAGGCAAATTGGTCACTGTATATGGCATTGGTCGTGCCTGTCATATCGCTTTTTGGGAGCCTCAAATTGGCGATGAATACGACAACGACACCGACTGGAGATCGCAAACCCACAGAATAGGGCAGGCCTTGCATCCGCTTACTGTAGAACAGAATTCGCTACACAGTTTTGCAAGCCGTTTTACTCTAATTCCTTGTTGGGCGAACACGGTTGGTCCTGGTTTATTCTTAGAAAGCGATTATTGCATCGGTGGTGCAGACGGTATCTATCCTTCGCGAGGTGCTTGCTGGCAAGGTATGAGCCTATGTGTAACTTTGCAATACGGACCTTCTCGTTGGATAACTTCCAGCTGGATGCCAACTATTCCAGGCAGGCTTATTTTTATGAAAGAGCTAGCCGGACCGC encodes:
- the corA gene encoding magnesium/cobalt transporter CorA translates to MSRSRKKIGLAPGTLVFTGNKKLDKVIIHKLSYDSEQLEQGELDSHSEHRIAPLDNKKVDWFDVRGMHDTELIATLGANFGMHPLTLENTVDIHQRPKFEEYENGFFITLKALRFNADTKSVNNEHLAIYVTDGAVISFQETESDLFEPVRERLEKSSGRIRSRGADYLAFALMDVVVDHYYVVIEGFEEVINRLEDELTEDPTTEIKGEIHQLKKELLRIRKKVIPLREATSQFSKSEHRLIADTTPIFVRDLYEHTVHVIDNLDSNRDLLNGLQDLYISELSFKMNKVMQVLTLVSTIFIPLTFLAGIYGMNFTNIPELNYKYGYFILLGVMFVISIILIFFFRRKHWL
- a CDS encoding DUF6090 family protein, which translates into the protein MAKIFRKFRLKHIKTGKLKQYTLYAIGEILLVVIGILIALGINSRVEQNKQKELEQTYLKALLNDFEINQRKLNNLIAANQNNYDNSLKLIGLIGKEQVEENEFAKLMVTTFSYDIHYNPNNAVLDELLNTGNLKSISSTYLRQRLTVWIATLDDVKSQEEELAKQREKAMEILLSDKYNMRSLLDETGISIDELKLAPTAKESAFEDLLNNNSFESRMLLFALTSRGTQLEHYLPLKEEIDNILKTLAEELND
- a CDS encoding glucosamine-6-phosphate isomerase, which encodes MAKLDFANTVKGSLLEGFYPTGWDYQKIDQCCDLGLEGVTKRASFWHDEFAPEAVDSLQKMEQRMGEEIAQVIMDTRANNQQLAIILPVGPMGMYKYVVDILTRNQVSADHMTTFNMDEWSDRDGNTMPPDQDGGFEKAMNEALFEPLGDLTVPQGQRNFATKENLPTYATKIQAIKGSGGKLVTVYGIGRACHIAFWEPQIGDEYDNDTDWRSQTHRIGQALHPLTVEQNSLHSFASRFTLIPCWANTVGPGLFLESDYCIGGADGIYPSRGACWQGMSLCVTLQYGPSRWITSSWMPTIPGRLIFMKELAGPLRPEAH